The Apium graveolens cultivar Ventura chromosome 11, ASM990537v1, whole genome shotgun sequence genome has a window encoding:
- the LOC141696077 gene encoding dirigent protein 22-like has protein sequence MARFILVLALVVTAAMPAFSGSANASPEDVEKWFGKLGTYKEKVTKLHFYYHDLRDKTALLIAQANSSATSPTFFGMTYLMDDPLTAGPQFTSKPVGRAQGLYTASSTEELSLLCVMNFVFTDGMYNGSTLSISGYNPILREYRELPIIGGTGVFRLARGVAKLRTFFFEPVVGNVTIEYNVLVQHY, from the coding sequence ATGGCTAGGTTTATTTTAGTTTTAGCCTTGGTGGTGACTGCTGCAATGCCAGCATTCTCCGGCAGTGCCAATGCATCGCCGGAAGATGTTGAAAAATGGTTCGGGAAGTTGGGTACGTACAAAGAGAAGGTTACAAAACTTCATTTCTATTATCATGATTTACGTGATAAAACTGCTCTTCTAATAGCTCAGGCCAACTCTAGTGCAACATCACCAACTTTCTTCGGCATGACCTATTTAATGGATGATCCATTAACAGCTGGGCCACAGTTCACATCTAAGCCCGTGGGCCGGGCCCAAGGTTTGTACACTGCTTCTTCTACGGAGGAACTGAGTTTATTATGTGTGATGAACTTTGTATTTACAGATGGGATGTACAATGGTAGCACTCTATCCATTTCAGGTTATAATCCCATCCTTCGAGAGTACCGGGAGCTACCCATCATTGGCGGGACTGGTGTTTTCCGGTTGGCACGCGGAGTTGCAAAATTAAGAACCTTTTTCTTTGAGCCTGTTGTTGGAAATGTTACAATCGAGTACAATGTTTTAGTTCAACATTATTAA